A window from Littorina saxatilis isolate snail1 linkage group LG9, US_GU_Lsax_2.0, whole genome shotgun sequence encodes these proteins:
- the LOC138976259 gene encoding mediator of RNA polymerase II transcription subunit 19-like, which translates to MQTSPRSSPRDRGSRSPAYPRQDSTGTLKATISFAPGKNPSVTQTGTFYLMKDTPEPTEISASINLLAHYGLEHSYNKYFGKKVKEELSSFLPHLPGNIDSPGIQDNSSLRSLIEKAPITGKELHPLSGSSLTGFRLHPGPLPEQYQMMAQMPNKKKKHKKRSREMDTAKGNALQVAQTPDNAADTEARKPKKVKKEEDNTKEKRKKKKEKKKKKQKHSPEQQSQTHGGADSAS; encoded by the exons ATGCAAACGTCTCCACGTTCGAGCCCCAGGGATAGGGGTTCACGGTCTCCAGCATACCCAAGACAAGATTCAACGGGCACACTGAAAGCTACCATCAGTTTTGCCCCAGGAAAGAATCCATCTGTAACACAAACCGGCACCTTTTACCTCATGAAAGATACTCCGG AACCAACAGAGATTTCTGCAAGTATCAACCTGCTGGCACACTATGGGTTGGAACACTCCTACAACAAGTACTTTGGGAAGAAAGTCAAGGAGGAGCTCAGCTCCTTTCTGCCCCATCTCCCTGGAAACATTGACTCTCCTGGTATACAGGACAACAG TTCATTGAGATCTTTGATAGAGAAGGCGCCCATCACAGGGAAGGAGTTGCACCCCTTGTCTGGCTCTTCTCTGACGGGCTTTAGACTCCATCCTGGACCT CTCCCGGAACAGTACCAGATGATGGCACAGATGcccaacaaaaagaaaaagcacAAGAAGCGCTCTCGAGAAATGGACACAGCCAAAGGAAATGCCTTGCAAGTCGCACAAA CCCCAGACAACGCCGCAGACACAGAGGCCAGGAAGCCGAAGAAGGTGAAAAAAGAGGAAGACAACACCAAGGAGAAacggaaaaagaagaaagagaagaagaagaaaaag
- the LOC138976257 gene encoding Golgi SNAP receptor complex member 1-like isoform X1 — protein sequence MADMGNLWEDLRKQARQLENEIDLKLVSFSKLGTNYSTHRDVDSSPPTEQPSDTSPLLNRTSSEHMFDTMAMEIEQLLSKLTQVNDRMVEYTQNISHSSPSAALLHTLQRHRDILQDYTHEFQKTRANITALREREDLLGSVRREINTYKNSTGLNRRSDLYLKENDHIRNSERLVDEQISIAIATKENMAGQNKVLTSITQRLNSLANRFPLINSLVQRINLRKRRDSIILGGVIATCVILLILYSFH from the exons ATGGCCGACATGGGGAACCTATGGGAAG ATTTGCGGAAGCAGGCCAGGCAGCTTGAAAATGAAATTGATCTGAAGCTTGTCTCCTTCAGTAAGCTTGGAACCAATtattcaacacacagagatgtTGACAG CAGTCCACCAACGGAGCAGCCTAG TGACACCTCTCCACTGCTCAACAGGACGAGCAGTGAACACATGTTTGACACGATGGCCATGGAGATTGAACAGCTGTTGAGCAAG CTGACACAGGTGAATGACCGCATGGTTGAGTACACACAGAATATTTCACACAGCTCGCCCAGTGCGGCCCTACTTCACACGCTTCAGCGACACCGCGACATCCTGCAGGACTACACGCATGAGTTCCAGAAGACACGGGCCAACATCACGGCGCTCAGAGAGCGAGAAGATCTGCTGGGCTCTGTTCGAAGGGAAATCAA cACATACAAAAACTCTACAGGGTTGAACAGGCGGTCAGACCTATACCTGAAAGAAAATGACCACATAAGAAA TTCAGAAAGACTGGTGGATGAACAGATAAG CATTGCCATTGCCACCAAGGAGAACATGGCCGGCCAGAACAAAGTGCTCACCAGTATCACACAGAGACTCAACAGCTTGGCCA ATCGCTTTCCCTTGATCAACAGCTTGGTGCAGCGGATTAACCTGCGCAAACGACGAGACTCCATCATTCTGGGCGGCGTCATAGCCACCTGCGTCATCCTTCTCATTCTTTATTCATTCCATTGA
- the LOC138976257 gene encoding Golgi SNAP receptor complex member 1-like isoform X2, whose protein sequence is MADMGNLWEDLRKQARQLENEIDLKLVSFSKLGTNYSTHRDVDSPPTEQPSDTSPLLNRTSSEHMFDTMAMEIEQLLSKLTQVNDRMVEYTQNISHSSPSAALLHTLQRHRDILQDYTHEFQKTRANITALREREDLLGSVRREINTYKNSTGLNRRSDLYLKENDHIRNSERLVDEQISIAIATKENMAGQNKVLTSITQRLNSLANRFPLINSLVQRINLRKRRDSIILGGVIATCVILLILYSFH, encoded by the exons ATGGCCGACATGGGGAACCTATGGGAAG ATTTGCGGAAGCAGGCCAGGCAGCTTGAAAATGAAATTGATCTGAAGCTTGTCTCCTTCAGTAAGCTTGGAACCAATtattcaacacacagagatgtTGACAG TCCACCAACGGAGCAGCCTAG TGACACCTCTCCACTGCTCAACAGGACGAGCAGTGAACACATGTTTGACACGATGGCCATGGAGATTGAACAGCTGTTGAGCAAG CTGACACAGGTGAATGACCGCATGGTTGAGTACACACAGAATATTTCACACAGCTCGCCCAGTGCGGCCCTACTTCACACGCTTCAGCGACACCGCGACATCCTGCAGGACTACACGCATGAGTTCCAGAAGACACGGGCCAACATCACGGCGCTCAGAGAGCGAGAAGATCTGCTGGGCTCTGTTCGAAGGGAAATCAA cACATACAAAAACTCTACAGGGTTGAACAGGCGGTCAGACCTATACCTGAAAGAAAATGACCACATAAGAAA TTCAGAAAGACTGGTGGATGAACAGATAAG CATTGCCATTGCCACCAAGGAGAACATGGCCGGCCAGAACAAAGTGCTCACCAGTATCACACAGAGACTCAACAGCTTGGCCA ATCGCTTTCCCTTGATCAACAGCTTGGTGCAGCGGATTAACCTGCGCAAACGACGAGACTCCATCATTCTGGGCGGCGTCATAGCCACCTGCGTCATCCTTCTCATTCTTTATTCATTCCATTGA
- the LOC138976257 gene encoding Golgi SNAP receptor complex member 1-like isoform X3, which translates to MADMGNLWEDLRKQARQLENEIDLKLVSFSKLGTNYSTHRDVDSDTSPLLNRTSSEHMFDTMAMEIEQLLSKLTQVNDRMVEYTQNISHSSPSAALLHTLQRHRDILQDYTHEFQKTRANITALREREDLLGSVRREINTYKNSTGLNRRSDLYLKENDHIRNSERLVDEQISIAIATKENMAGQNKVLTSITQRLNSLANRFPLINSLVQRINLRKRRDSIILGGVIATCVILLILYSFH; encoded by the exons ATGGCCGACATGGGGAACCTATGGGAAG ATTTGCGGAAGCAGGCCAGGCAGCTTGAAAATGAAATTGATCTGAAGCTTGTCTCCTTCAGTAAGCTTGGAACCAATtattcaacacacagagatgtTGACAG TGACACCTCTCCACTGCTCAACAGGACGAGCAGTGAACACATGTTTGACACGATGGCCATGGAGATTGAACAGCTGTTGAGCAAG CTGACACAGGTGAATGACCGCATGGTTGAGTACACACAGAATATTTCACACAGCTCGCCCAGTGCGGCCCTACTTCACACGCTTCAGCGACACCGCGACATCCTGCAGGACTACACGCATGAGTTCCAGAAGACACGGGCCAACATCACGGCGCTCAGAGAGCGAGAAGATCTGCTGGGCTCTGTTCGAAGGGAAATCAA cACATACAAAAACTCTACAGGGTTGAACAGGCGGTCAGACCTATACCTGAAAGAAAATGACCACATAAGAAA TTCAGAAAGACTGGTGGATGAACAGATAAG CATTGCCATTGCCACCAAGGAGAACATGGCCGGCCAGAACAAAGTGCTCACCAGTATCACACAGAGACTCAACAGCTTGGCCA ATCGCTTTCCCTTGATCAACAGCTTGGTGCAGCGGATTAACCTGCGCAAACGACGAGACTCCATCATTCTGGGCGGCGTCATAGCCACCTGCGTCATCCTTCTCATTCTTTATTCATTCCATTGA